In Deinococcus arcticus, one genomic interval encodes:
- a CDS encoding LysM peptidoglycan-binding domain-containing M23 family metallopeptidase, with the protein MTLTPLHRALVLSAALLTSVAGAYTVKPGDTLFSLARAAGTTVADLMRLNDLSSTTLEVGQTLRLPGEAAASASPAPASPLPLPPAPALPGVNVTAPITLRMGDAFALRLTGPRAAEARVRFSSEVGEDVRLPAERLTPVPAGNGTFIVLGRVLLGKATPLVYEIELDGQVLRRSLPVAGLPQPVQRLNLPPSISGKLQDPARAAEDAAVERAYALRTPPVWTKPFQDAVQVRAQSSAFGQPRTYVAGGPVQYHYGTDYRAPAGTAVRAVNDGTVVMAGMYPVRGGLVILDHGAGVTSLYFHQRRVTVKVGQRVKRGDKIGEVGSTGLSTGPHLHLELRVRGEGTDPAGWMNRLWPK; encoded by the coding sequence ATGACCTTGACGCCCCTGCACCGCGCCCTCGTGCTGAGCGCCGCCCTGCTCACCAGCGTGGCCGGCGCGTACACCGTGAAACCCGGCGACACCCTCTTCAGCCTCGCGCGCGCCGCTGGCACGACCGTTGCGGACCTCATGCGCCTCAACGACTTGAGCAGCACCACGCTGGAGGTCGGGCAGACCCTGCGCCTTCCGGGTGAAGCGGCGGCGTCCGCGTCGCCGGCGCCTGCCTCGCCCTTGCCTCTGCCCCCTGCACCGGCCCTGCCGGGGGTGAACGTCACCGCGCCGATCACCCTGCGCATGGGCGACGCTTTTGCGCTGCGCCTCACCGGCCCGCGCGCGGCAGAGGCCCGCGTCCGCTTTTCCAGTGAAGTGGGTGAGGACGTGCGCCTGCCCGCCGAGCGCCTCACGCCGGTTCCTGCGGGCAACGGCACCTTCATCGTGCTGGGCCGGGTGCTGCTGGGCAAAGCCACGCCGCTGGTCTACGAGATCGAGCTGGATGGGCAGGTGCTGCGCCGCAGCCTCCCCGTGGCGGGTCTGCCCCAGCCGGTCCAGCGCCTGAACCTCCCGCCCAGTATCAGCGGCAAACTGCAGGACCCAGCACGGGCCGCAGAGGACGCCGCTGTGGAGCGCGCGTACGCCCTGCGAACCCCGCCCGTCTGGACGAAGCCCTTCCAGGACGCCGTGCAGGTCCGCGCGCAGAGCAGCGCGTTCGGGCAGCCGCGCACCTACGTGGCGGGCGGTCCCGTGCAGTACCACTACGGCACGGATTACCGCGCCCCGGCGGGCACGGCGGTCCGCGCCGTCAATGACGGCACGGTCGTCATGGCCGGGATGTACCCCGTGCGCGGCGGCCTGGTCATCCTGGACCACGGCGCCGGCGTGACCAGCCTGTACTTTCACCAGCGCCGGGTGACGGTGAAGGTGGGGCAGCGGGTGAAGCGCGGCGACAAGATTGGGGAGGTGGGCAGCACCGGGCTGAGCACCGGCCCCCACCTGCACCTGGAACTTCGGGTGCGCGGTGAAGGCACCGACCCGGCCGGGTGGATGAATCGCCTCTGGCCGAAATAA